The proteins below come from a single Rhodococcus sp. WMMA185 genomic window:
- a CDS encoding LysR family transcriptional regulator: MELRQLEYFVAVAEEANFTRAARRVHISQSGISAQIRQLEHDLGATLIDRSSRTATLTPAGEAVLEHARAMLASANAVRQAVDDVQELVRGRLVVGMVTACTIGGLFDALSEFHLAHPGVEIALIEDNSDRLVEQVRAGVLDLALVGTATAPPEGLNALTIISERVVGAVPPSHPLAGRRSVTLADLADHPIVSMPQGTGIRTVFDRACADAGIVPNIALQASAPAAVADLATRGLGIAILSETMFTDFEDRLSSLAIDDVDIPAVLALVWRSPEGPALRELLRHGRSAFGESATLPA; the protein is encoded by the coding sequence ATGGAACTTCGCCAGCTCGAGTATTTTGTGGCGGTAGCGGAAGAGGCCAATTTCACCCGGGCCGCCCGGCGCGTGCACATCAGCCAGTCGGGGATCAGCGCGCAGATCCGCCAACTCGAGCACGACCTCGGTGCCACGCTCATCGACCGTTCGAGCCGCACCGCAACCCTGACGCCTGCAGGCGAGGCGGTCCTCGAACATGCCAGGGCGATGCTCGCGTCCGCGAACGCGGTGCGGCAGGCGGTGGACGATGTGCAGGAACTCGTCCGCGGTCGACTGGTCGTCGGGATGGTCACGGCCTGCACGATTGGAGGCCTGTTCGATGCACTGTCCGAATTTCACCTCGCCCACCCGGGTGTCGAGATCGCACTGATAGAAGACAACTCGGACCGACTCGTCGAACAGGTTCGCGCGGGAGTCCTCGATCTCGCTCTCGTGGGGACGGCGACCGCGCCGCCGGAGGGTCTGAACGCGCTGACGATCATCAGCGAGCGCGTTGTCGGCGCGGTGCCGCCCTCCCATCCACTCGCCGGTCGGAGGTCGGTGACTCTCGCGGATCTCGCCGACCATCCGATCGTGTCGATGCCGCAGGGGACCGGTATCCGGACGGTATTCGACCGAGCCTGCGCCGACGCCGGAATCGTGCCGAACATCGCCTTGCAGGCCAGCGCCCCCGCCGCAGTCGCTGATCTGGCGACACGCGGACTGGGGATCGCGATCCTGAGTGAAACGATGTTCACCGACTTCGAAGATCGCCTCAGCTCACTCGCGATAGACGACGTCGACATTCCTGCTGTACTCGCTCTCGTGTGGAGGAGTCCGGAAGGACCGGCGTTGCGTGAACTCTTGCGACACGGGCGGAGCGCATTCGGCGAATCTGCGACGCTACCCGCGTAG
- a CDS encoding MFS transporter, which yields MQPEGSQEPTAPTRASDDPEYAQNLKRATLASSIGSALEYYDFALYGLASALIFGQLFFPAMGTSAALMASFATYAVGFLARPLGGLFFGALGDRMGRKAVLMITIALMGGASTLIGVLPTGAQIGIWAPILLVVLRLLQGFGAGAEQAGATTLMAEYSPVARRGFFSALPFVGIMVGTLMASGVFAVLGQIDRELLLAWVWRVPFLASVLLIAVAVFIRLRMQESPTFIKLEKQEQISESPVRELMRSSLPSVLRGIGLRMAENGGSYIFQTLGISYVTTVVGINSSVGPFAIACGAAIGALVIPFAGALSDRFGRMRVYRIGAALQLVLAIPSWWLLSLGNPYLVVLTLAVSYGIGVNVMLGAQCAALPELFGNRHRYLGVAVARETSAILAGGIAPFVGALLLTLLNNSWVPLALYVLVLSAITFATTFVTPETRGRDLGLLSDAIDDVLDAPSSPELKVGAQ from the coding sequence ATGCAGCCGGAAGGCTCGCAGGAACCGACCGCGCCGACGCGCGCCTCCGACGACCCCGAGTACGCGCAGAACCTCAAGCGTGCGACCCTCGCCAGCTCGATCGGCAGCGCTCTGGAGTACTACGACTTCGCCCTGTACGGACTCGCGTCGGCGCTGATCTTCGGGCAGTTGTTCTTCCCTGCCATGGGGACGTCGGCAGCGCTGATGGCCAGTTTCGCCACCTACGCCGTCGGCTTCCTCGCCCGCCCCCTCGGTGGTCTCTTCTTCGGCGCTCTCGGCGACCGAATGGGGCGCAAGGCCGTCCTCATGATCACGATCGCGCTCATGGGGGGTGCGAGCACCCTGATCGGTGTCCTCCCCACGGGTGCCCAAATCGGCATCTGGGCCCCCATTCTGCTGGTCGTCCTCCGACTGTTGCAGGGTTTCGGGGCCGGCGCAGAACAGGCGGGAGCCACCACCTTGATGGCCGAGTACTCACCGGTCGCCCGCCGCGGCTTCTTCTCCGCGCTGCCGTTCGTCGGGATCATGGTCGGCACACTGATGGCGTCCGGAGTGTTCGCAGTTCTCGGTCAGATCGATCGTGAACTCCTTCTCGCCTGGGTGTGGCGCGTACCTTTCCTGGCCTCCGTTCTCCTGATCGCGGTCGCCGTGTTCATCCGACTCCGCATGCAGGAGAGCCCCACGTTCATCAAGCTCGAGAAACAGGAACAGATCAGCGAGAGCCCGGTCCGGGAACTGATGAGGTCCTCACTACCGAGCGTTCTGCGCGGAATCGGCCTGCGCATGGCCGAGAACGGCGGCTCCTACATCTTCCAGACGCTCGGCATCAGCTACGTGACGACCGTCGTGGGGATCAACTCGTCCGTCGGCCCCTTCGCCATCGCCTGCGGCGCGGCCATCGGCGCTCTCGTCATCCCGTTCGCCGGGGCGTTGTCCGACCGCTTCGGCCGGATGCGGGTCTACCGCATCGGCGCGGCATTGCAACTCGTCCTTGCCATCCCGTCATGGTGGCTACTCTCGCTCGGCAACCCGTATCTCGTGGTCCTCACGCTGGCCGTCAGCTACGGCATCGGCGTGAACGTCATGCTCGGTGCACAGTGCGCGGCCCTACCCGAACTCTTCGGCAACCGGCACCGGTACCTCGGCGTGGCCGTGGCCCGCGAGACGAGCGCCATATTGGCAGGCGGGATCGCCCCGTTCGTCGGTGCATTGCTGCTGACGTTGCTGAACAACTCGTGGGTCCCGCTCGCCCTCTACGTGCTCGTCCTCAGTGCCATCACCTTCGCAACTACGTTCGTCACCCCGGAGACACGTGGCCGCGACCTGGGCCTGCTGTCGGACGCAATCGACGACGTCCTCGACGCTCCATCCTCCCCCGAGCTGAAGGTGGGAGCCCAGTGA
- a CDS encoding VOC family protein → MNNSQINIDRSIYPMPTFATFPVSDFARSVRWYEALGFVVLAEIPAPDGATMLVHLRRMRYQDILLVLGEPAPGYRSTFDAGGDDLERRAASLLAEATSLGGLGSARVEGPDRTQWYTNELVAIDADGYSVVLSEPLREEATADAGWTELIETSVQKG, encoded by the coding sequence ATGAACAATTCACAGATCAACATTGATCGCTCGATCTACCCCATGCCCACGTTCGCCACGTTCCCCGTCTCCGACTTCGCACGATCCGTTCGGTGGTACGAAGCGCTGGGATTCGTTGTGCTGGCCGAAATTCCGGCACCGGATGGCGCTACGATGCTTGTTCATCTGAGGCGGATGCGGTACCAGGACATCCTTCTGGTGCTCGGGGAACCTGCCCCTGGCTACCGCTCGACTTTCGATGCGGGCGGCGACGATCTCGAACGTCGGGCGGCTTCGCTGCTCGCCGAGGCGACTTCCCTCGGCGGGCTCGGCTCGGCGCGAGTCGAAGGTCCAGATCGAACACAGTGGTACACAAATGAACTCGTTGCGATCGACGCAGATGGCTACAGCGTCGTTCTGAGCGAACCGCTACGAGAGGAGGCAACAGCTGATGCTGGGTGGACAGAGCTGATCGAAACGTCCGTACAGAAGGGCTGA
- a CDS encoding cation:proton antiporter, with amino-acid sequence MPSVGASLFWIVVCAVVAPLLAGLVPRKLVPEVVLLLLAGIIIGPHVLDIAVEGSEITLLSDLGLGLLFLLAGYEIDTAEITGRGGRRALATWLASLALAFGFVWLLTVAGIANAGTAVAIALTSTALGTLLPILRDAGALDSRLGRTILNHGAFGELGPVVAIAVLLSSRGSLASIAVLGLFVVAAVLVAFIPERLRREGSRIAAIIRAGSETSSQTTVRLTVLLLVALSALAASFGLDAILGAFAAGFILRRATPEGHEMLETKINGLAFGFLIPIFFVTSGMAIDIEAVASDPGVLVSFVLLILLVRSGPVFISARFDRGSNGTDPPFTVRERTQLALYAGTGLPVIVAVAGVAVDSGTMSTAHASALVAAGAITVLLFPLGASLIGSSGVRRLDLESDAEERHSANDENPRS; translated from the coding sequence ATGCCTTCGGTCGGCGCCTCGCTGTTCTGGATCGTGGTCTGCGCCGTCGTTGCGCCACTGCTTGCGGGGTTGGTTCCCCGCAAGTTGGTGCCCGAAGTCGTCTTGCTCCTCCTCGCCGGAATCATCATCGGACCTCACGTCCTCGACATCGCCGTCGAAGGCAGCGAGATCACGCTACTGAGCGATCTAGGACTCGGGTTGCTGTTCCTTCTGGCGGGATACGAGATCGACACCGCCGAGATCACCGGACGCGGCGGACGGCGGGCGCTGGCGACATGGCTGGCGTCGCTCGCTCTGGCGTTCGGGTTCGTGTGGCTGCTGACTGTCGCGGGCATAGCCAATGCAGGTACCGCGGTCGCCATCGCACTGACCTCTACTGCGCTGGGGACGCTACTGCCGATCCTTCGGGATGCGGGCGCACTCGATTCCAGGCTCGGCAGGACGATTCTCAACCACGGTGCGTTCGGAGAACTCGGACCGGTGGTCGCCATAGCGGTCCTGCTCAGTTCGCGCGGTTCGCTGGCGTCGATTGCGGTGCTGGGGTTGTTCGTGGTCGCAGCGGTTCTGGTCGCGTTCATCCCCGAGCGTCTGCGGCGGGAGGGGTCGCGAATCGCGGCGATCATCCGAGCCGGATCGGAGACCTCGTCGCAAACCACGGTTCGGCTGACCGTGTTGCTCCTCGTTGCGCTCTCGGCACTCGCAGCGTCGTTCGGGCTCGACGCCATTCTCGGTGCCTTCGCCGCGGGGTTCATCCTGCGGCGGGCGACTCCCGAAGGCCATGAGATGCTCGAGACCAAGATCAACGGCCTGGCCTTCGGATTCCTGATCCCGATCTTCTTCGTGACCTCGGGGATGGCCATCGACATCGAAGCCGTCGCGTCGGACCCGGGCGTGCTGGTCTCGTTCGTCCTGCTGATATTGCTGGTGCGTTCCGGCCCGGTTTTCATCTCGGCGCGATTCGATCGCGGATCGAATGGCACCGATCCTCCCTTCACTGTTCGAGAACGCACCCAGTTGGCCTTGTATGCGGGAACGGGGTTGCCGGTGATCGTGGCCGTCGCGGGAGTAGCGGTCGATTCGGGAACGATGTCGACCGCGCACGCCTCCGCTCTTGTGGCGGCAGGGGCGATCACGGTTCTGCTCTTCCCACTCGGAGCGTCGCTGATCGGTTCGTCGGGGGTTCGTCGTCTCGATCTGGAATCCGATGCGGAGGAACGGCATTCCGCCAACGACGAGAATCCGAGGAGCTGA
- a CDS encoding cytochrome P450 yields the protein MSRRNKVDGKVWTSSDPARPTATIDLTDPAVVANPYPYFSQERARHPVAWHEASGMWLTFDHASASVVQRDRRLGRLWSDREPVSYLEPFNLLHRNQMMENEPPAHTRLRRPVAAAFSRGHVERLRPRVQVLAASLLDSVDPQGFDVVGEFAEPLPVLVIAELLGVPASMVPSLRSWSQAIVRMYEPAPDEDVVDAAVRAAQDFADYVRALAADRRRAPRQDLVSDLTKTELTDDELVASVVLLLNAGHEASVNVFGNGLVAMLGTGQIPATDVSRTVEEMLRFDPALQLFERTAIEPIELGGVRIEAGEKIAALLGAANRDPAMFEQADRFVTDRNPNPHLAFGAGVHFCLGAPLARMELAESVTALFYRFPRIALAGDPISRGTFVLRGYRSVSVAG from the coding sequence ATGAGTCGTAGGAACAAAGTGGACGGGAAGGTCTGGACAAGCTCGGACCCGGCACGGCCGACGGCGACAATCGACCTGACCGACCCGGCGGTTGTCGCGAACCCTTACCCGTACTTTTCGCAGGAGCGTGCCCGTCATCCGGTGGCGTGGCACGAGGCGTCCGGCATGTGGTTGACCTTCGACCATGCGAGCGCTTCGGTGGTGCAGCGCGACCGCCGCCTCGGCCGACTGTGGTCCGACAGGGAGCCGGTGTCCTATCTCGAGCCGTTCAATTTGCTCCATCGCAATCAGATGATGGAGAACGAGCCCCCGGCACACACCCGGTTGCGGCGTCCGGTGGCGGCGGCGTTCAGCCGCGGCCATGTGGAGCGGCTGCGACCGCGGGTGCAGGTCCTGGCGGCGTCCCTGCTGGACAGTGTGGACCCGCAGGGATTCGACGTCGTCGGTGAGTTCGCCGAGCCGTTGCCGGTGCTCGTCATCGCCGAACTGCTCGGTGTTCCGGCGTCGATGGTGCCCTCGCTGCGGTCGTGGTCGCAGGCCATCGTGCGCATGTACGAACCGGCACCGGATGAGGACGTGGTCGATGCTGCGGTGCGCGCGGCACAGGACTTCGCCGACTACGTGCGGGCCCTGGCCGCGGACCGGCGTCGTGCCCCCAGGCAGGATCTGGTCTCCGACCTCACCAAGACCGAACTCACCGATGACGAGCTTGTCGCCTCGGTGGTGTTGCTGCTGAACGCCGGACATGAGGCATCGGTGAACGTATTCGGCAACGGACTGGTCGCGATGCTGGGTACCGGCCAGATCCCTGCGACTGACGTGTCACGGACGGTGGAAGAGATGCTGCGCTTCGACCCGGCACTTCAGCTGTTCGAGCGCACCGCGATCGAGCCGATCGAGCTCGGCGGCGTCCGGATCGAGGCAGGGGAGAAGATCGCCGCTCTGCTGGGGGCTGCCAACCGAGACCCTGCAATGTTCGAGCAAGCCGACCGATTCGTGACTGACCGTAATCCCAACCCGCACCTAGCCTTCGGCGCCGGGGTGCATTTCTGCCTGGGAGCGCCGCTGGCGAGGATGGAGCTGGCGGAGTCGGTGACGGCTCTGTTCTATCGGTTCCCTCGAATCGCCTTGGCGGGCGACCCGATTTCTCGGGGCACGTTCGTGCTTCGCGGCTACCGCTCGGTGTCCGTCGCCGGATGA
- a CDS encoding MFS transporter gives MTRTEPTRAPTRAVVVLATLILVAAVANLNLSVANVALPDIGRAFDASQTQLNLVAVGYSLGLAASVLYLGALGDRYGRKQMLVFGMALSLPASAIAGFAGSVEILFLGRVLGGVAAGLAFPTTLALITALWSGPPRTKAIALWSALGGAISALGPIVSGALLEKFPWGSVFLVTLPLAALALVCALVWVPAHVNETSDPVDNLGGIISVIFIAALVLAINFAPVDGAGATAIGLGVIALAAGAAFFLQQRRAEHPLFDLHVAARPTFWVAAVAGLVVFGSLMGAMFIGQQFLQNVLGYSTLAAGSAIIPAAVAMVFVAPRSATLVESHGARFTLLLGYLFVVLGLLVALVWWNENANYLEVAAAYTLVGIGVGFAGTPASRSLTGSVPVSRVGMASGTSDLQRDLGGAIMQSILGAVLTAGYAKSLSAAIAASPQASQTTPETQAALTKSFSSAEVLAERYPQYADQIIAAARTAFLAGDTRAYLAAILVVCAGAALVFFFFPHRDEEKRLLAEYAK, from the coding sequence GTGACCCGAACAGAACCGACTCGAGCGCCGACCAGAGCTGTGGTCGTCCTTGCGACTCTCATTCTCGTCGCAGCCGTCGCCAACCTGAACCTCTCGGTCGCAAACGTCGCACTGCCCGACATCGGCCGAGCATTCGACGCGAGTCAGACGCAACTCAACCTCGTCGCCGTGGGGTACTCGTTGGGGCTCGCGGCGTCCGTCCTCTATCTGGGTGCCCTGGGCGATCGATACGGGCGCAAGCAGATGCTGGTATTCGGCATGGCGCTGTCACTACCGGCGTCGGCGATCGCGGGATTCGCGGGCAGCGTCGAAATCCTGTTCCTCGGCCGCGTTCTCGGTGGGGTCGCAGCAGGGCTGGCCTTTCCGACGACGCTGGCGCTCATCACCGCGCTGTGGTCGGGCCCGCCTCGCACGAAGGCAATCGCCCTGTGGTCGGCACTGGGTGGAGCGATATCCGCGCTCGGACCGATCGTCTCGGGTGCGCTGCTCGAGAAATTCCCTTGGGGTTCGGTCTTCCTTGTGACCCTTCCCCTGGCTGCCCTTGCACTCGTGTGCGCCCTCGTCTGGGTTCCCGCCCACGTCAACGAGACGTCAGATCCCGTCGACAATCTGGGCGGCATCATCTCGGTGATCTTCATCGCCGCCCTCGTTCTGGCGATCAACTTCGCACCGGTGGACGGCGCGGGGGCTACCGCGATCGGGCTGGGTGTGATCGCTCTGGCTGCGGGGGCGGCATTCTTCTTGCAGCAACGCCGGGCGGAGCACCCGCTGTTCGACCTTCACGTCGCCGCCCGCCCGACGTTCTGGGTGGCCGCGGTCGCCGGGTTGGTGGTGTTCGGCTCGCTCATGGGCGCGATGTTCATCGGGCAGCAGTTCCTCCAGAACGTACTCGGCTACTCGACACTCGCGGCTGGCTCCGCGATCATCCCGGCCGCCGTAGCGATGGTCTTCGTCGCGCCCCGGTCCGCGACACTCGTCGAATCACACGGTGCCCGGTTCACCCTGCTGCTCGGGTACCTGTTCGTAGTCCTCGGGTTGCTGGTCGCGTTGGTGTGGTGGAACGAGAACGCGAACTACCTCGAGGTCGCTGCCGCCTACACCCTGGTGGGTATTGGGGTGGGTTTCGCCGGGACGCCGGCATCCCGCTCGCTCACCGGTTCGGTGCCCGTGTCGCGGGTGGGCATGGCGTCGGGCACGTCCGACTTACAGCGTGACCTCGGCGGGGCGATCATGCAATCGATCCTCGGCGCGGTGCTCACCGCGGGCTACGCCAAGTCGTTGTCGGCGGCGATTGCCGCTTCGCCGCAGGCGAGCCAGACTACACCGGAAACTCAAGCCGCGCTGACGAAGTCGTTCTCGAGCGCGGAAGTGCTCGCGGAACGCTATCCGCAGTACGCTGACCAGATCATCGCCGCTGCACGGACTGCGTTTCTCGCCGGTGACACCAGGGCCTACCTGGCCGCGATCTTGGTGGTGTGCGCCGGAGCTGCGCTGGTGTTCTTCTTCTTTCCGCACCGTGACGAGGAGAAGCGACTGCTCGCCGAGTATGCGAAGTGA
- a CDS encoding YybH family protein — translation MQEYEKALSPEDLTRLFVERSNAGDAAGVAALYEENAVMAYPFGSQTVGRDAIRQLWAKVLGAAPSFEREQPLPTLISDDIALTSTPPKDGAGARAQVVRRQSDGTWLRLLDQPEFMPPNH, via the coding sequence ATGCAGGAATACGAGAAGGCCCTCAGCCCCGAAGACCTCACCCGCCTGTTCGTAGAGCGAAGCAATGCGGGTGACGCCGCCGGGGTTGCCGCGCTCTACGAGGAGAACGCCGTGATGGCGTACCCGTTCGGCAGCCAGACGGTCGGTCGCGATGCCATCCGACAACTCTGGGCGAAGGTGCTGGGCGCCGCACCGAGCTTCGAACGGGAACAACCCCTGCCGACGCTGATCAGCGACGACATCGCCCTCACCTCCACCCCGCCGAAGGACGGCGCGGGTGCCCGCGCACAGGTGGTTCGCCGGCAGTCCGACGGCACCTGGCTCCGCCTTCTCGACCAGCCGGAGTTCATGCCGCCCAATCACTGA
- a CDS encoding SDR family oxidoreductase → MTLPLFDLTGRIALVTGSSRGIGYTLARGLALAGATIVLNGVDQRRLNGAHLRLSDEFGAAHIWSVAFDVTDPDRVDAAIAGIEAEIGPVDILVNNAGLQHRQSLLDVSLDDWNRVISIDLTSAFLVGRAVARFQISRGRGKIVNICSVQTDLARPTIAPYTTAKGGLRNLTRAMTAEWASAGLQINGLAPGYIHTEMTQPLVDNDEFNSWLVRRTPAGRWGSPEDLVGPAVWLASDASDYVNGQVIFVDGGMTSVV, encoded by the coding sequence ATGACCTTGCCGCTGTTCGATCTCACCGGTCGCATCGCGCTGGTGACCGGATCGAGCCGCGGCATCGGCTACACGCTTGCGCGAGGGTTGGCCCTGGCGGGCGCAACGATCGTGCTCAACGGCGTCGACCAACGCCGACTGAACGGCGCACACCTGCGTCTCTCCGACGAGTTCGGTGCGGCACACATATGGTCCGTCGCATTCGACGTCACGGACCCCGACCGGGTCGACGCCGCGATCGCGGGGATCGAGGCAGAGATCGGACCCGTCGACATTCTGGTGAACAACGCCGGGCTACAACACCGCCAATCGCTGCTCGACGTGAGCCTCGATGACTGGAACCGCGTGATCAGCATCGATCTGACGAGTGCGTTTCTGGTCGGCCGCGCGGTCGCGCGATTCCAGATCAGCCGCGGTCGCGGGAAGATCGTGAATATCTGTTCCGTACAAACGGATCTGGCCCGGCCGACCATCGCGCCGTACACCACGGCGAAGGGCGGGCTGCGAAACCTCACCCGCGCCATGACCGCAGAATGGGCATCGGCGGGTCTGCAGATCAATGGGCTCGCGCCGGGTTACATCCACACCGAGATGACACAGCCGTTGGTCGACAACGACGAGTTCAACTCATGGCTCGTCCGGAGGACTCCTGCCGGTCGGTGGGGTTCGCCTGAGGATCTGGTGGGTCCCGCGGTGTGGCTCGCGTCCGACGCGTCCGACTACGTCAACGGTCAGGTGATCTTCGTCGACGGCGGGATGACGTCGGTGGTGTGA